The Alicyclobacillus macrosporangiidus CPP55 genome segment TGTCGGTGTCCAACCTGCAGACGACCACGGTCCTGTTGCGCGAAGCTTTTTCGCTCGGAGAAGACCAGCACAAGGTGATTCAATCCCTCACGGACCGGTATCTGGAACTGTGGACAAATATCATCCGCGAAGGGCAGGAGACCGGAGAATTCCGCACGCAGCATCCGAAACTGACAGCTCTGGCGCTGCTGGGGGCCTGTAACTGGGTGTACCGCTGGTACAAGACATCCGGAGAGATGACCGCGGAGCAGATCGCCCAGGTGTTCTCCGACGTGTTCCTGCGCGGCCTCCTCGCGGGGACGCCGGCGGGCAACTCCTGACGTCGATGAGGCGATGCCGTGGCGTAGGGCGTTGCCGTGATGAGGCGATGCCGTGACGGGGCGGTGCCGTTCCGCGGTGGATTGTCCGGGGGAGGGGGGCGGAGCCGTCATGCGCCGTCATGCGGGGCGTTATCCAAGGGGCGCGTTGACGCCCGCTTAACCCCAGTGCCACCCCGCCACCCCCTTTGGCCGTGGTGGGGCATAGTGCCGCGTTGGGTGGTAAAAA includes the following:
- a CDS encoding TetR/AcrR family transcriptional regulator; translated protein: MASNKQAEIARAAVKLFEQKGYHATSVQDIADEVGLQKGSLYHYIHSKEDLLLQIAHQAISDFNHQLEQVIASDLSAREKLVRAIENHITVSVSNLQTTTVLLREAFSLGEDQHKVIQSLTDRYLELWTNIIREGQETGEFRTQHPKLTALALLGACNWVYRWYKTSGEMTAEQIAQVFSDVFLRGLLAGTPAGNS